The following nucleotide sequence is from Mesorhizobium sp. J8.
CCGTTCTTCATGCCGCAAATCACGATCGCCCTGGCCACCCTGCTCAACGATCAGCACCCCCGCGGCAACGCTTAGCCGCAAGCAATCTGGACTCCGAACATGACAGAAACGGTCACCGTGAAGTCGGAAGGCATGACGCTGTCCGCTCTTCTGGCGCGGCACTATCGCAAGGCCTACCCCGGCATGGTGGCGAAGACGTTCGCGCTCAACCAAGACCTCGCCGGGTCCGGCCCGTATCTGCCGGTCGGCCGGGTCGTCACGGTGATGACGCCGGCGGAAATGCAGGCGGAGGGCGCCGCGGCCATGCCGGTGGTTGATCTCTTCTTATGAGAAAGGGCCACTTCCGAGTGGTCGTCGGCGGGCAGGACGTCACCTCCCGCTTCGTGCCGCTGCTGATCTCGCTGACCATCACCAAGTCGAGCACGGAGGCGACGCAATCGGCCTCCTTCACGCTGGACGACAAGGACGCCACGGTGCGGTTTCCCAAGACCGGCACACCCGTGTCGATCGAACTCGGCTGGCAGGGCGGCGCGATGCGGACCTTCGAGGGCGAAGTCGACACCTGCGACTGGTCGACCGACAGAGGATCCGGCAGCGTCCTTTCCATCACCGCGCGTTCGGCGAGCCTCAAGGGCAAGGTCAAGCAACCGGCCGACCGGCACAGGGAAAAGACGACGCTCGGCCGGGTGCTGCAGGACGCCGCGCAAGATGCAGGCCTGTCGATCAAGGTGCATCCGTCACTGGCCAGCCGGCAGTTGGAGTACGAGGCGCAGGACAATGAGAGCTTCCTTGCCTTCGCCGACCGCCTGGCGCGCGAGCATGGCGCAACCTTCGCCATCAAGGGCACGCAGGCGGGCTTTGTCCCCCGCAATGCCGGTGTTTCGGCGACCGGCCAGCCGCTGCCGACGATTCGGATCACCCGCGGCATGGTGATATCGGCGAGCGGCCTGACGCCGGTGACGGACCGGCCGCGCTTCAAGAAGAAGAAGGGCCGCTGGTACGACTTGCATAGGGCGAAGCAGGTCATCGAAGAGGTCGAGACCGGCGACGATGTCGAGCCGGAAGACGTGTTGCGCTTCATGGAGCCGGACGAGACGTCGGCGAAGACCCGCGCCGATTCCGATCGCGTCGACGGCGCGCGGTCGAAGGGCTCGGGCTCGGTCACCATCGAAGGCGAGCCGACCGCCGAGCCGGAAGGCACGGCCATCATAGACCTGCGTGCCGGCGTCGACGGCAGCTACACCATCGCCTCGATCGCCGACACGCTCGACCGCGGCAGCGGCTACACCACGCAGATCTCGCTCGGCAACCCGCAGGGCTCGGCCGGGGCGGACAGCCGCTAGCTCGAAAGCAGTTTCACCATCGTCAGGCGCATGCGCGCCAGTCTTCGTGCCGCGCCATAGAATGCCTCCCGCTCGGCTTCGAGCAGGAATTCAAGCGTCATCATGTCGAGCAGGAATTCATCCACGGCTTGAGGCAGTTCGTGCGACTTGCCTTTGATTTCAGCAAGCAGCCCGCGCGCCTGCGCGACCAGGTTGGCGCTGCCGGCATCGATCAGCTGCTCGAGCTTGCTGAAGTGATCCAAATCTGAAGTCCCCCCTGCCGCGGCCTTCAATTGCCGACGAGCCGGAAAGTTCCCAAGCGAAAGGAAAAATCGATGACCGCATCCCGCGAGCAGGAATCGCTCGCCCGCGTGCTCGCGCATGAGGGCGGCTACAGCAATCATCCGGCCGACCCGGGCGGCGTCACCATGAAAGGCGTGACCCAGCGTGTCTATGACGCCTATCGCAAGAGCAACGGGCTGGCGCCCCGCTCGGTGAAAAGCATCACCAGCCAGGAACTCTTCGAAATCTACGACCGCCAGTATTGGGACGCCGTGAAGGGCGACCAGTTGCCGGCCGGCGTCGACTATGTCGTTGTCGATGGCGCGGTGAACTCGGGCCCGAAGCAGTCGATCATCTGGCTGCAGCGCGCGCTCGGCTCGCTCTACAGGGGCCGGATCGATGGCGTCATCGGTCTCGGCACCATCGCCGCTGTGCAGGCCTGCAACGACCATGACGCCCTCATCGACCGCATCTGCGACCAGCGGCTCGCCTTTCTGCAGCATTTGAAGACCTGGAAGGACTTCGGCCGCGGCTGGTCGGCGCGCGTCGCGGAAGTGCGCATCATCGGCCAAGCCTGGGCGACCGGTGCTGTGCCGCAGTCGGCGAACTTCGTTGACGGCGGTCAGGCCAAGGCCTTCGTCGAGGATGCCACGACTGCCCCCTCGACCGCGCCGGCCGACGCGGCCGCCGGCGGCGGGGTCGCCGTCATCGGCCTTTCGGGCACGCTGGCCGAGCTGCAGAGCCAGCTTTCGCCGTTCACCTACACCAGCGAGTGGATCGGCAAGATCGTCGTCATCCTCGCTTTGGTCAGTGCGGTCATGGCGATCGGCGGCCTTGCATATGGCTGGTACGCCCGCCGCAAGGCCGCGCGTCTTGCAAACGCCATCGGCGCGGTGGGCTGACCCATGGAGAACCTGAAGGCCGTTCTCACCCCGATCATCGATCGAGGCCTGCGCATCGTCGGCGCCGTAAGCCTGGCAGTCATCGCCGGGTTCCTCGTCTGGTGGCTCCTATGAGCTTCCTAATCACCTTCATCGTCGGCCGCCTTGGCATCTCGCGTTTTCTCGCCGGCATCATCGCCTGGGCGGCAATCGTCGCCATCGCTTCCGGCGCAGCGCTCGGGGCCTATCAACTCATCAAGCACAAGGGCGCCGACGAGCTGCGCGCCAGGATCGAGAAGGAGAACCAGCATGCGATTGAGAAGGGCGTCGATGCCCGCTTGTCTTTTGACGACTGCATTGATGCTGGCGGCGTGTACGACTTCCGGCGTCAGCGGTGCGCCAGCCCTGCGCTCGGCCATCGGTAACAGCCTCGCCGGGGCACAAGGCAAGACGCTGGCGGACCA
It contains:
- a CDS encoding phage late control D family protein, encoding MRKGHFRVVVGGQDVTSRFVPLLISLTITKSSTEATQSASFTLDDKDATVRFPKTGTPVSIELGWQGGAMRTFEGEVDTCDWSTDRGSGSVLSITARSASLKGKVKQPADRHREKTTLGRVLQDAAQDAGLSIKVHPSLASRQLEYEAQDNESFLAFADRLAREHGATFAIKGTQAGFVPRNAGVSATGQPLPTIRITRGMVISASGLTPVTDRPRFKKKKGRWYDLHRAKQVIEEVETGDDVEPEDVLRFMEPDETSAKTRADSDRVDGARSKGSGSVTIEGEPTAEPEGTAIIDLRAGVDGSYTIASIADTLDRGSGYTTQISLGNPQGSAGADSR
- a CDS encoding tail protein X, which encodes MTETVTVKSEGMTLSALLARHYRKAYPGMVAKTFALNQDLAGSGPYLPVGRVVTVMTPAEMQAEGAAAMPVVDLFL
- a CDS encoding glycoside hydrolase family 108 protein, which produces MTASREQESLARVLAHEGGYSNHPADPGGVTMKGVTQRVYDAYRKSNGLAPRSVKSITSQELFEIYDRQYWDAVKGDQLPAGVDYVVVDGAVNSGPKQSIIWLQRALGSLYRGRIDGVIGLGTIAAVQACNDHDALIDRICDQRLAFLQHLKTWKDFGRGWSARVAEVRIIGQAWATGAVPQSANFVDGGQAKAFVEDATTAPSTAPADAAAGGGVAVIGLSGTLAELQSQLSPFTYTSEWIGKIVVILALVSAVMAIGGLAYGWYARRKAARLANAIGAVG